One Planctomycetaceae bacterium DNA window includes the following coding sequences:
- a CDS encoding cupin domain-containing protein — MQFISSDNAPFVPASHEDQERPGVLKRVIATRSVFQQGHVQMLNWARLPAGACFRPHYHQDMQEAFVLVSGRVRMTVADTSVLMEPGDTVIVDPGEIHRMTSEWETDSEYLVFGISAGKNGQTIVVD; from the coding sequence ATGCAATTCATTTCATCCGATAACGCTCCGTTTGTTCCTGCATCCCACGAAGATCAGGAGAGGCCGGGAGTGCTGAAACGTGTGATTGCAACTCGGAGCGTGTTTCAGCAAGGGCATGTGCAGATGCTGAACTGGGCCCGACTTCCGGCCGGGGCGTGTTTCCGACCACATTATCACCAGGATATGCAGGAAGCGTTTGTTCTGGTGAGTGGGCGGGTTCGTATGACAGTTGCGGACACATCGGTTCTAATGGAACCAGGTGACACGGTGATCGTGGATCCCGGTGAAATACATCGGATGACGAGCGAATGGGAAACAGATTCCGAATATCTGGTCTTCGGAATCTCTGCCGGAAAGAACGGGCAAACAATTGTCGTTGACTGA